Part of the Geodermatophilus obscurus DSM 43160 genome is shown below.
TGGTGAGCGGTTACCGGGAGCACCTCGCCAGACTGCGGGCCGAAGAGCTCGCCATCACCGGGCACCACGCGCTCACCGCCGGCACCCTGCAGTGGTCCCACCGCGACCCGTTCGACCGGGTGATCGTCGCCCAGGCGGTGCTGGAGTCCCTTCCCGTAGTGACGAGTGATGCCGCGCTCGTGGAGTTCCCGGCCATCCGCACCGTGTGGTGACCCGCCCGCTCAGCGGGCGGCGCAG
Proteins encoded:
- a CDS encoding type II toxin-antitoxin system VapC family toxin, which encodes MTSLLLDTHVLLWVLLAPDRLPAETLATIRAPGTTVYVSAASAWEIATKHRLGKLEGAAAVVSGYREHLARLRAEELAITGHHALTAGTLQWSHRDPFDRVIVAQAVLESLPVVTSDAALVEFPAIRTVW